The Verrucomicrobium spinosum DSM 4136 = JCM 18804 genome includes a region encoding these proteins:
- a CDS encoding DUF1501 domain-containing protein: MNRRSFLKTAALAPLAAYASPQAMMPKGKAEHCIFIWLGGGMSQIDTFDPKALGNSKATPKLAGSEYASIDTAVSGVKVCEHLKKTAPLMDRITAVRTVNHKVIDEHAFATNIVHTGRMISGNVTYPSIGSIIAHERGAADPKVPAYMLIGYPNVSRGPGFLGAKDGYVYLTDTATGPAGFTRPDFVTPDRMSAREKLLEPLQKRTSDHSVMGDYETAQREALRLAGPEFMRNFKLDEESSTLRQAYGGEFGQRCLLSRRLVQSGVRFIEVSHNLNFINGTGWDTHNEGQLQQHVLIQELDTALSALIIDLEEKRLLDKTLIVIGTEFGRPAAYDGKGGRGHQGTAFSLILAGGGLKHCGAYGVTDDLSKNVLENPVSIPDFHATVHAAMGVDPSKELFDASRPVPITDGGHPIQALFS, encoded by the coding sequence ATGAACCGCAGATCCTTCCTTAAGACCGCCGCCCTGGCCCCCCTCGCGGCCTATGCCAGTCCCCAGGCCATGATGCCCAAGGGCAAGGCGGAGCACTGCATCTTCATCTGGCTGGGCGGCGGGATGTCGCAGATCGACACCTTTGACCCCAAGGCTCTGGGCAACTCCAAGGCGACGCCCAAGCTGGCAGGCTCAGAGTACGCCTCCATTGATACGGCAGTGTCAGGCGTGAAGGTGTGCGAGCACCTCAAGAAGACCGCCCCGCTCATGGACCGCATCACTGCGGTGCGCACCGTGAATCACAAGGTCATTGATGAGCACGCCTTCGCCACGAACATCGTCCACACCGGCCGGATGATCAGCGGTAACGTGACTTATCCCTCTATCGGCTCCATCATCGCTCATGAGCGTGGTGCTGCCGATCCCAAAGTGCCCGCCTACATGCTGATCGGCTACCCCAACGTGAGCCGCGGACCAGGTTTCCTCGGAGCCAAGGACGGCTACGTGTATCTTACGGATACGGCCACGGGACCCGCAGGCTTCACCCGCCCAGATTTCGTCACCCCCGACCGGATGAGTGCCCGGGAGAAGCTTCTTGAACCCCTGCAGAAGCGCACCAGCGACCACTCGGTGATGGGCGACTACGAGACGGCACAGCGGGAGGCGCTGCGGCTGGCCGGTCCGGAGTTCATGCGCAATTTCAAGCTGGATGAGGAATCCTCCACTCTGCGCCAGGCCTATGGCGGCGAGTTCGGCCAACGCTGCCTGCTCTCCCGCCGCCTGGTACAGTCCGGAGTGCGTTTCATTGAGGTTTCACACAACTTGAACTTCATCAACGGCACCGGTTGGGACACGCACAACGAGGGTCAACTCCAGCAGCACGTGCTTATCCAGGAGCTGGACACCGCCCTGTCTGCCCTGATCATCGATCTGGAGGAGAAGCGCCTCCTGGACAAGACGCTCATCGTCATCGGCACCGAGTTCGGTCGCCCTGCCGCCTACGATGGCAAAGGGGGGCGCGGCCACCAGGGTACCGCCTTTTCCCTGATCCTCGCTGGGGGGGGGCTCAAGCATTGCGGCGCGTATGGGGTCACAGACGACCTCTCCAAGAACGTCCTGGAGAATCCCGTCAGCATCCCGGATTTTCATGCCACCGTCCATGCCGCCATGGGCGTGGACCCTTCCAAGGAGCTCTTTGATGCATCCCGCCCGGTGCCCATCACCGACGGCGGACACCCCATTCAGGCACTTTTCAGCTAG